In Candidatus Zixiibacteriota bacterium, one genomic interval encodes:
- the nadC gene encoding carboxylating nicotinate-nucleotide diphosphorylase encodes MDPQYGHVLDLVKAALAEDIGPGDLTSLACLEPDPVKAGVVAKCDGVLSGIVPFMMAFEIVDSANVVRPMIHDGDPFKSGDIVIEVDGFNQTVLASERVALNFLGRLSGIATLTRRFVDRLGSHPCTILDTRKTTPGWRWLEKAAVRHGGGGNHRMGLYDMILIKDNHIASAGSITRAVDLTREYLHTPDFRLQFDCKAEHIQIEVEVTSESELVEALNCGVTRLLLDNQSIESLASLVKRARSINPEAKLEASGNVSLDTVAAIAATGVDYISVGALTHSAPVADFSMKVTPAV; translated from the coding sequence ATGGACCCCCAGTATGGACATGTGCTTGATCTGGTCAAAGCGGCTCTTGCCGAGGACATCGGCCCCGGCGATCTGACGTCGCTGGCCTGTCTTGAGCCGGACCCTGTCAAGGCGGGCGTGGTCGCCAAGTGCGACGGTGTGCTGTCGGGGATCGTTCCGTTCATGATGGCGTTTGAGATAGTGGATTCCGCGAATGTCGTGCGACCGATGATTCACGATGGCGACCCGTTCAAGAGCGGCGACATCGTAATCGAAGTCGACGGTTTCAATCAGACCGTGCTGGCCTCGGAACGGGTCGCGCTCAATTTTCTCGGACGGTTGTCCGGGATTGCCACACTGACGCGACGTTTCGTCGATCGCCTCGGCAGTCACCCATGCACCATTCTCGACACGCGAAAAACCACGCCCGGCTGGCGGTGGCTGGAAAAAGCGGCCGTACGGCATGGCGGCGGCGGCAATCATCGCATGGGCCTGTACGACATGATACTTATCAAGGACAACCATATCGCCTCCGCCGGGTCTATCACCCGTGCGGTTGATCTCACGCGCGAGTACCTCCACACACCGGATTTCCGCCTGCAATTCGACTGCAAAGCCGAACACATCCAGATTGAGGTCGAGGTAACTTCGGAATCCGAGCTCGTCGAGGCGCTCAACTGCGGCGTCACCCGGCTGCTGCTGGACAACCAGTCGATCGAGTCACTCGCATCGCTGGTGAAAAGAGCGCGGTCGATCAATCCCGAAGCGAAGCTTGAAGCGTCCGGCAATGTCTCGCTCGACACCGTCGCGGCTATCGCCGCCACCGGAGTAGACTACATTTCGGTCGGCGCCCTGACGCACTCGGCCCCGGTCGCGGATTTCTCCATGAAAGTCACGCCCGCCGTATGA
- a CDS encoding biotin--[acetyl-CoA-carboxylase] ligase — MSDPAREHLAEQLLVIIRKKPGERFEVEKLARRLSCDSEQIRSAAQLLHDWRYRLKRHRRTVTFVAAPDLLTEIEIAHNIKTKTIGRTLCCYNTVQSTNDIAAQKAEHGAPHGTVVVADRQTRGRGRLGRIWHSPPESGIYVSIVLRPPFSPEQAPALSIMTSIALADTFNRYAPREVQIKWPNDVWIGGKKAAGILTELSADKHKINHVVVGVGINVNQGVRQFPPELRQSATSLRRAVKRKVRRIEVLQDFLVRFEKEYEVYLKDGLRPSHAKIRRYSSLIGRQIGIRTGNTVIEGVAIDIDNEGRLIMDHNGTAVAITAGEVSVVKR; from the coding sequence ATGAGCGATCCCGCGCGCGAGCACCTTGCCGAGCAACTGCTCGTCATTATCCGCAAGAAACCCGGCGAGCGATTCGAGGTCGAAAAACTCGCTCGGCGGCTGTCCTGCGACAGCGAGCAGATCCGTTCTGCCGCACAACTGCTTCATGACTGGCGTTATCGGCTGAAGCGTCATCGCAGGACCGTGACCTTTGTCGCGGCGCCGGACCTGCTGACCGAAATCGAAATAGCTCACAACATAAAGACCAAAACAATCGGCCGCACGCTGTGCTGTTACAATACGGTACAGTCGACCAACGATATCGCGGCCCAGAAAGCCGAACACGGCGCACCGCACGGGACGGTCGTTGTAGCCGACCGTCAGACCCGAGGTCGCGGCCGGCTGGGACGTATCTGGCATTCCCCGCCGGAGTCGGGCATTTATGTTTCCATCGTGCTCAGGCCGCCTTTTTCCCCGGAGCAGGCGCCCGCTCTTTCGATTATGACATCAATCGCGCTGGCGGACACGTTCAATCGCTACGCGCCGCGAGAAGTGCAAATCAAGTGGCCCAATGACGTCTGGATCGGCGGCAAAAAGGCCGCGGGCATCCTGACCGAGCTTTCGGCCGACAAACACAAAATCAACCACGTGGTGGTTGGGGTCGGCATCAACGTCAACCAGGGGGTGCGCCAGTTCCCTCCCGAGTTGCGGCAGAGCGCAACGTCGCTTCGACGGGCCGTGAAACGCAAAGTACGGCGAATTGAGGTTCTGCAGGATTTCCTGGTGCGGTTCGAAAAGGAGTACGAGGTCTACCTCAAGGACGGCCTTCGCCCCTCACACGCGAAGATTCGTCGGTACTCATCGTTGATCGGACGGCAGATCGGTATTAGAACGGGAAATACGGTGATCGAAGGGGTGGCGATTGATATCGACAACGAGGGGCGCCTGATTATGGATCACAACGGCACGGCGGTGGCGATCACTGCCGGCGAGGTGTCGGTGGTGAAGAGGTAG
- a CDS encoding iron-sulfur cluster assembly scaffold protein, with translation MYNDTIMEHFHNPRNVGEFEDADAVGQAGNAATGDVMRIYLKVAEGRIVGCRHKTFGNAVAIAVSSMASLMIEGKTLAEAEQITKEDVSEALDGIPPDKMSCSNMAPDAIKAAVADYRKKHQ, from the coding sequence ATGTACAACGATACCATCATGGAGCACTTTCATAACCCGCGCAACGTGGGGGAGTTCGAGGACGCGGATGCGGTCGGACAGGCCGGAAACGCCGCCACCGGCGATGTCATGCGCATCTATTTGAAAGTCGCCGAGGGTCGGATCGTGGGGTGCCGCCACAAAACTTTCGGTAACGCCGTCGCAATCGCAGTCAGTTCCATGGCGTCGCTGATGATCGAAGGGAAAACGCTCGCCGAGGCCGAGCAGATCACCAAAGAAGACGTCTCCGAGGCGCTCGATGGCATCCCGCCCGACAAAATGTCCTGTTCCAACATGGCGCCCGATGCGATCAAGGCCGCGGTGGCGGACTACAGAAAGAAGCACCAGTAG
- a CDS encoding GIY-YIG nuclease family protein: MGTYHIYILANNRNGTFYIGVTNDLLQRVYEHRNDLIDGFTRKYGVHPLVYFLTCGDAYSAIRREKQLKRWKRAWKIRWIEERNPESVDLWHSLGGE; the protein is encoded by the coding sequence GTGGGGACTTACCACATCTACATCCTCGCCAATAATCGAAATGGCACTTTCTACATCGGGGTCACCAACGATCTTCTGCAGCGTGTGTATGAGCATCGAAACGACCTTATTGATGGATTCACACGCAAGTACGGAGTTCACCCTCTGGTCTATTTCTTGACTTGTGGCGACGCTTATTCCGCTATCCGGCGCGAGAAGCAGTTGAAGCGATGGAAGCGAGCCTGGAAGATCCGGTGGATTGAGGAGAGGAATCCGGAGTCGGTGGACTTGTGGCACTCACTAGGCGGGGAGTGA
- a CDS encoding TrkA family potassium uptake protein: MKRFAVIGLGNFGATVARGLSAEHCRVTAVDSDKARVQALADDVDLALVGDATVHAFLEKLSVQDFDCIVVSTGKDSHASILIALHLKELGAKKLIVKANSNDHAKVLLKVGADEAVIPEKQMAERVAMSLARPNMLDHLPLSEDYYVAEVLAPRNFAGQRLTDLDLRNRYHIQVVAVKNQSSEALDFAPAGSFKIKHGDILVVLGKGADIEKLKG, from the coding sequence ATGAAACGCTTTGCTGTGATAGGTCTGGGGAATTTCGGCGCCACGGTGGCGCGAGGTCTGTCTGCCGAGCACTGCCGGGTGACAGCGGTCGACTCAGACAAGGCGCGGGTGCAGGCGCTGGCGGACGATGTTGACCTGGCGCTGGTCGGCGACGCCACCGTGCACGCCTTCCTCGAGAAACTCTCGGTACAGGACTTCGACTGCATCGTCGTTTCCACTGGAAAAGACTCGCACGCCTCGATCCTGATTGCCTTGCACCTCAAGGAGCTGGGAGCCAAAAAGTTAATTGTCAAAGCCAACTCCAACGACCACGCCAAAGTGCTTCTGAAAGTCGGCGCCGACGAGGCTGTCATTCCGGAGAAACAGATGGCGGAGCGGGTGGCGATGTCTCTGGCACGGCCGAATATGCTTGATCACCTGCCGCTCTCCGAAGACTACTATGTCGCCGAGGTGCTCGCGCCGCGCAATTTTGCGGGCCAGCGGCTGACGGATCTCGACCTTCGCAACAGGTACCACATCCAGGTGGTGGCGGTGAAAAACCAGAGCAGCGAGGCGCTCGATTTCGCCCCGGCCGGATCATTCAAGATCAAACACGGAGACATATTAGTGGTCCTGGGCAAAGGCGCGGATATCGAGAAGCTGAAGGGGTAG
- a CDS encoding TrkH family potassium uptake protein, with product MELLGKRPGRKLIAYFAGAILLGSILLALPLSSAGPDIHCIDALFTSTSAVCVTGLIVLDTPKDFSLFGQVVILTLIQLGGLGIMTFATALLLSITPRLSFRDNLVLSESLSTGDILHPHSILRAVLITTAVVEAVGTTILFFVFRADYPADQALWHAIFHSVSAFCNAGFSTFSSSLEHYQTNLTLIGTVSALIILGGLGFTVVRDVAVWRPNGQMRLSLHTKLCLTGTAVLIVAGTLAFVVADRGNVFAHMSSVDAFANAFFQAVTARTAGFNTIPQTHLTEVSLLVTMLLMFIGACPGSTGGGTKVTTAMVIVLLAYNRLMGRRSVAAFKRSLSPDSVTRALTIMVVASITIAGAFVAMMFLQERPVPHLLAHGWFVDSLFEVVSAFATVGLSLGATSQLEASGKIIAILLMFVGRVGLLTLLFSLSRGEQHGELVYPDEPIMVG from the coding sequence ATGGAACTTCTCGGAAAACGCCCCGGGCGTAAACTGATCGCCTATTTCGCAGGCGCCATCCTGCTCGGCTCTATCCTGCTGGCGTTGCCGCTCAGCTCAGCGGGGCCGGACATACATTGTATAGATGCCCTGTTTACCTCCACCTCGGCGGTCTGTGTCACCGGCCTGATCGTTCTCGATACCCCCAAAGACTTCTCCCTGTTCGGTCAGGTCGTAATCCTGACGCTCATCCAACTCGGCGGTCTCGGAATCATGACATTTGCGACGGCGCTGCTGCTGTCGATTACACCCCGGCTGTCGTTCCGGGACAACCTGGTGCTCTCGGAATCGCTCTCCACTGGGGATATACTCCACCCGCACTCGATCCTTCGGGCGGTGCTGATCACTACCGCCGTCGTAGAGGCGGTGGGAACGACGATCCTGTTTTTTGTTTTTCGGGCCGATTATCCGGCTGATCAGGCCCTCTGGCACGCCATCTTCCACTCGGTCAGCGCCTTTTGCAACGCCGGCTTCTCAACCTTCAGCAGCAGTCTGGAGCACTACCAGACGAATCTGACGTTGATCGGGACGGTTTCGGCGTTGATAATACTCGGCGGTCTGGGCTTCACCGTGGTTCGTGATGTGGCGGTGTGGCGGCCGAATGGCCAGATGCGCCTGTCGCTGCATACCAAGCTCTGTTTGACCGGGACGGCGGTGCTGATTGTCGCGGGAACGCTTGCCTTCGTAGTCGCCGACCGCGGCAATGTGTTCGCGCATATGTCCTCGGTTGATGCGTTCGCGAACGCCTTCTTCCAGGCCGTCACCGCGAGAACAGCCGGATTCAACACCATTCCCCAGACGCACTTGACCGAAGTCAGTCTGCTGGTGACTATGCTCTTGATGTTTATCGGCGCCTGTCCGGGCTCGACCGGCGGGGGGACGAAAGTGACGACCGCCATGGTGATCGTGCTGCTGGCCTACAACCGCCTGATGGGTCGTCGCTCGGTGGCAGCCTTCAAGCGGTCCCTGTCACCGGACTCGGTTACCCGGGCCCTGACGATCATGGTGGTCGCATCGATCACGATTGCCGGGGCATTTGTGGCGATGATGTTCCTTCAGGAACGGCCGGTGCCGCATTTGCTGGCGCACGGTTGGTTTGTGGACAGTTTGTTCGAGGTGGTGTCCGCGTTTGCGACCGTCGGGCTGTCACTTGGGGCGACTTCACAGCTCGAAGCGTCCGGGAAGATCATTGCTATACTTCTGATGTTTGTCGGTCGGGTTGGTTTGCTGACTCTCTTGTTTTCGCTGTCGCGCGGCGAGCAGCACGGCGAACTGGTCTATCCCGACGAGCCGATCATGGTTGGTTAG